In one Zalophus californianus isolate mZalCal1 chromosome 10, mZalCal1.pri.v2, whole genome shotgun sequence genomic region, the following are encoded:
- the CSRP1 gene encoding cysteine and glycine-rich protein 1: MPNWGGGKKCGVCQKTVYFAEEVQCEGSSFHKSCFLCMVCKKNLDSTTVAVHGEEIYCKSCYGKKYGPKGYGYGQGAGTLSTDKGESLGIKHEEAPGHRPTTNPNASKFAQKIGGSERCPRCGQAVYAAEKVIGAGKSWHKSCFRCAKCGKGLESTTLADKDGEIYCKGCYAKNFGPKGFGFGQGAGALVHSE, translated from the exons ATGCCGAACTGGGGAGGAGGCAAGAAATGTGGGGTGTGCCAGAAGACGGTTTACTTCGCGGAAGAGGTTCAGTGCGAAGGCAGTAGCTTCCATAAATCCTGCTTCCTGTGCA tgGTCTGCAAGAAGAATCTGGACAGCACCACCGTGGCCGTGCACGGCGAGGAGATCTACTGCAAGTCCTGTTACGGCAAGAAGTACGGGCCCAAAGGCTATGGCTACGGGCAGGGTGCAGGCACGCTGAGCACCGACAAGGGGGAGTCTCTGGGCATCAAGCACGAGGA GGCCCCTGGCCATAGGCCCACCACCAACCCCAATGCCTCCAAGTTTGCACAGAAGATTGGCGGATCCGAGCGCTGCCCCCGATGCGGCCAGGCAGTCTATGCGGCTGAGAAGGTGATTGGTGCCGGGAAG TCCTGGCATAAGTCCTGTTTCCGGTGTGCCAAGTGTGGCAAAGGCCTTGAGTCCACCACCCTGGCTGACAAGGATGGCGAGATTTACTGCAAAG GATGCTACGCGAAAAACTTCGGACCCAAGGGCTTTGGCTTTGGGCAAGGAGCTGGGGCTTTGGTCCACTCTGAGTGA